GACAATAGTTGCCGTTGTCCTCTCAGAGCTAAAAGTCGTGTTTGCGGATTGCCCCCTGGGCGGCTGACAAGGTGGCGGCGCTGTACAGCTTAAGGAAGGCGCTGTCCGTTTCCGTCCGGCGGGGCCGGGCGGCTGCGCGGCGCTGGGCGGCCGTCTGCTCATCGACTTCCCAGGTCAGCGTGCGGGCGGCAATGTCGATAGCGATGATGTCGCCGGTCGCGACTAGGCCGATCGGGCCGCCGAGCGCCGCCTCAGGTGAAAGATAGCCGATGGCTAGCCCGCCGGAAGCCCCGGAAAAGCGGCCGTCGGTAATAATGGCCACTCTGCCGACTTTGCTGAGGATTTCGGTAGCGCGGTGCATTTCGCGCATGCCAGGGCCGCCGACCGGTCCTTCGTTGCGGATGACGATGACCTCGCCGCTCCTGATCGTGCCGGCGTCGGCAGCGGCCATACATTCTTCTTCACTCTCAAAGACGCGGGCCGGTCCACGGAATTGCCACAGTTCACGGGGCACGGCCGAGCTCTTGACGACGGCCCCGTCGGGGGCAAGGTTGCCCTGGAGGACGGCGATGCCGCCTTCGCACTGGTAGGGGTTGCTGAGCGGCCGAATGACCTGACCGTCCGCGCTGTTGGCGCCGCTTAGGTTGTCGGCGAGGGTACGGCCGGTAACGGTAAGGACCGACAGATCGAGCAGGGGGGCCAGTTCTTTCATCAGGGTGGGAACACCGCCAACGGGATGGAGGTCGGCGACGGTATATTCGTCACTGTTGGGGTAAATACGGGTGATGAGCGGCGTGCGTTTGCTAATGCGGTCAAAGTCGGCCATGGTGAGGGTCAGACCGGCCTCGTGGGCGATGGCCGGCAGGTGCAGCACCGTGTTCAGCGAGCCGCCGATGGCCAGGACGACGACGAGGGCATTTTCCAGCGCCGCCCGGGTCATGATGGCGCGAGGCCGGATATCCTTGTTCACCAGGTCGACAATCGCCCGGCCGGTTGCGTAGGCAAGCCGGTCGCGTTCGGCCGACAGGGCCGGCGCCGTACCCGAACCGGGGAGGGCCAGACCCAGCGCCTCGGCGACAATGCTCATGGTATTGGCCGTGCCGAGGAAGGGGCAAATGCCGGGGTGGGGGTAATACTCCCGGGTCACGTCGACCAGGGCCTTCTCGTCGATTTCGCCGCGGATGAAGCTTTGCCGGGCCGCTTTCGACTGTTTGGGTTTGATCCGGTTGACCATCGGCCCGCCGGTGAGCATAACGGCCGGGATGTTGAGGCGGGCGGCGGCCATGAGCATGGCCGGCGTTACTTTGTCGCAGGAGCCGAGCAGCACCATGCCGTCAAAGATACCGTGGCCGCGCACCATGATTTCAATGGAATCGGCGATGAGTTCGCGGCTGGGCAGCACATATTTCATGCCGTTATGGCTTTGGGTAATGCCATCGCAGACGGCGATGGTATTGAACTCCAGCGGCAAGGCGCCGGCATCGGCAATGCCCCGTTTAACGTGGGCGGCCAGGTCACGCAGATGGGCGTGGCCGGGGACAATTTCATTCCACGAATTAACGATGGCGATAAGGGGCTTATCGAGGTCAGCGTAAGCCGTACCGCAGGAACATAGGTGGCCTTTGGCAATAGCCCGCTGATAGGGAGAAAAACTGCTGAGCCTGTTGGTCATGGAACGTTCTCCTTTTCTGTAAGCGAAATTGCTTTTTGTAAAATTGGCAAGATTTTAGACCAATTATATACCTGTTCGGCCGGCGCCGCAACACCTGCCCGGGCGTAAGGCTTAAAGGCATGCGGGGGATGGCTATTATCAACTGATTAAGGGAGCATGACGACGCGCTTATCAGAAGAGCTTATCGAGGAACAAAATTGAAGAGGGTTTTGCTTGCCGATCGCTAATTAACTAATACTAGGGCTCTTGCCTGGAGATATTACCACTACGGATGCATTCAAGAGGTGAGCGCGTACTTTGGAAACCTCATCAGTTACCCTGGAGATTACGGTCATCATCCTGTTAATCCTGGCCAACGGGCTATTCGCCTTAACCGAAATGGCGATAGTATCATCCCGTAAACCCCGCTTGGAAAAGATGGCCAACGAAGGCAGTGCCGGGGCCAAGGCGGCCTTGGAGCTGGCTGATGATCCGACCCAACTGCTATCGACCATTCAGGTGGGTATTACCTTAATCGGCATTCTCACCGGCACCTTCGGCGGCGCCACGCTGTCCCGGGTGGTTGCCGCATGGCTGAACCAGGTGCCGCTATTGGCGCCTTACAGCGACAGCATCAGCCTGGCATTCGTCGTCGCCGCCATTACCTATGTATCGCTGATTGTGGGCGAACTGGTGCCCAAGCGCGTAGCGCTCAGCAATCCCGAGCCGCTGGCGGCCTTTGTCGCCCGGCCGATGCGCGCCTTTTCCCGTCTGGCTACGCCAGTAGTGTATTTCCTCAGCACTTCTACCAACCTGGTAATGCGGGTGCTTGGCATCAGACCATCGGAGGAGCTGCCGGTGACAGAGGAGGAGATTAAAATTCTTATCGAGCAGGGCACCGAAGCCGGCGCCTTTGAAAAGGCGGAGCAGGACATGGTTCAGCGCGTATTCCGCTTTGGCGACCTGCGTGTATATGATTTGATGACGCCGCGGACCCAGATGACGTGGCTTGACCTGGAAGATACTCCGGAGGAAAACATAAAAATCATCACGGAGAGCGGCTATTCCCGCTTTCCGGTGGTGCGGGGCAATCTGGACGAAGTGGTTGGTGTTGTTTATACGAGCGACATTCTCGTCAGTTGTCTGGCGGGCAAACCAATTGACTTGGAAGCGTGTATCCGCCGGCCCCTGTTTGTTCCGCGTTCTATGCGCGCTTTTCGCGCCTTGGAGATGTTTAAACAACAGGGCGTCCACGAAGCCGTCGTGCTGGATGAGTTCGGTGGCGTGCTAGGGTTCGTCACACTTCATGATTTACTGGAAGCCATTATTGGCGACATGCCGCTGGCAGACGACACGGAAGAGCCGATGGCGGTGCAGCGGGATGACGGCTCCTGGCTGGTGGATGGGATGATGCCGGTGGAAGACTTCAAGGAAATGTTCGGTATTGATGAGCTGCCGGAAGAGGAGCGTGATCATTTTCACACCGTAGGCGGGTTCGTCATCTCTTATCTTGGCCATATCCCGGCCGTATCGGAACAGTTTGCGTGGGGCCGGCTGCGCATTGAGATCATCGATATGGACCGCGTACGGGTGGACAAAATATTGGTGACAGTGGTGGATAATGAGGCGGTAGAACAGCGAAGGGACCGGGCCTAGGTTAGCGGGCGCGGTCCCTTTTATAGCTATTCCAGAAGGCGCCGGGCGATGATAATCTGCCGGAAAGCGATGCCGGTAAGGAAGGCAACCGTCATGTCCCGGGTCGCCATTGTCACCGCCGCGATGATGATAACAACCGCCAGGTCCTGGCGGGAACGGACATCCTGAATGAGCAGGCCGTGTTCGATGCCCACGTAGATGAGCAGTACGCCCAGAATAGGATAAGGAAAGAAAGCGAAGACCGAGGTGCCAAAGTAGTATACCGCCGCGGCCAGAAGGATGTAAAACAGTCCGGCCAAAGCAGTGGCCATGCCTGTCCGGGCGCCGAAGCGGTAGTGGGCGGTGACGCCGCCGCAGCCGTGGCAGCAGGGGATACCGCCGGCAAGGCCGGCCAGCAGGTTAAAAAGCCCCATGCCGAAGGCCAGCCGGTTGGCGTTTACCCGGTTGGCCTGCCCGGCAAAATAGGTTTTGAGCGTGTTTTCCGTGGCAATGATGGCGTTGCCGAGGCTGAGCGGAATTTGCGGCAGAACAAGCAGCCAAAAGGCCTGGAGGAAAGCGGTGGCGGCGGGAAATTCAGGCAGGCGAAAAGCCGCCGGCCCGGCGGGCGTCAGTTTGGCGCCGAACAGGAGAGCCAGTATAGCGCCCGCGGCCACTAAGATGAGGGCGGCGGGGTATTTGGAGTGAGGTATGGCCAGGAGCAAGAGGCTGGTTAAGAAGATGCCGAGCAGCAGGCTGGCTGGCAAAGCAACGCCGAAAAGCGCCACCGTTTCCGCTGGGCCGCCGATAATGACCTGAGGGGATATAAACAGCTTAATGCCGCTGTCGATCAGCAGCAGGCCGGTGCTTAACTGGATGCCGCGGATTACCGGCAGGGGAAAGAGCTTCTTTATGCCCTCCATTACGGCCGGAACGGACAGCGCCAGGAACAAAAAACCGATGAGCAGCGCGCCGGCGTGGATTACCGCCGGGGCTAACTTCGCGGCCAGGGCCACGGTGCAGAATACTTTAAGGGGCTGGACGGGAACGGGCACGCGGTAGTACATTCCTGTTGCCAGGTAAAAGAGCCCGCAGGCCGATAAAGCGATAAAGGGGTTAACACTACCCGTGGCGGCCAGCGCAACGACAAGCGGCAGGAGGACGCCGATGTCAGCCAGGCTGCCGGCCAGTTCAAACCGGTTTAGCCGCATGACTTCGACTCGCTCCTGCCCCCGACAGTAACCATAAAACCAATCATATTTATACCTCCTTTTCACAGTGGGAAGGCATAGCCGTTTCCAACTATACCCCGTGGGCGCACAGGCCCAGGCCGGTCTGCCGTGGGACGCTGCCTTTAGGCGGACGGGCTCGAAGGTGTATTTCATATTATTATAGCATTATTATAGCGCGGGAAAAGGCGCGAAAACAATGAGTTTTGGGAAAATTTAACGGCAATAAATTTGCCGCTTTTTGGCAAATGCATTGACACCGGCCAGCCTTTTCGGTACGATAATAATGATTCGCTATAGGCGGATAGGTTTTACAAAGGCAATATGAAGGGAGGGATGGGTATGGACCAGCTGCTGCAGGTACTCTTGGCGTACGGCCTTATTGGCCTTGTCATTGCGTCCTTTACCGAATCCTTTATCTCGCCAGTCCTCCCCGACCTTTTGCTTATTCCGCTCGCTCTGGCCGCGCCGGACAAAGCCATTCTTTACGCCGTGGCAGCCACGGCGGCGTCGGTAGCCGGCGGCGTTATCGGCTATTTTCTCGGCGGCCGGTATGGCGTGCCACTGGTTAAGCGGATAGTACCGGCGCAACACATCGCTTCAATCCGGCGCTGGGTTACGGCCTATGGCCCCTGGGCCATCATCCTGGCGGCACTGGCCCCCATTCCCTATAAATTTGTGAGTATCAGTGCCGGTGTTTTCCGGATAAGTTTTGGCGTCTTTCTCCTGGCTTCCGTTGTCGGCCGGGCCAAACGCTTTCTGCTGGAAGGGCTCTTAATTTACTACTATGGGCCTCAGGCCGTTGACCTGATAAAAAAGTATTCCGATGACACCGTCATTGTTGTTTGCGCGGTCGTGATCGCCATGATCGTGCTCATCAGGCGGCTTAGATCAGCAGGTGCGCCGACAACTCCGGCGAAATAAAGTAAGACAAAACCCTGTAGCAAGGCTAATATGCTACAGGGTTTTTGCTAGCAATGGGTGACGCGCGCCTCACATTCGGCCCGCTTGGCATCGTTGAAGTTTTCCAGAGCACTCAGGTAGCCGGTGATGCGGCGGACGCGGCGGATCGGCGATTTTTCCACGGCCCGCACCACGATGCTGTCACCGTCCAAGGTGAGCTCCAGGCGGCCAAGGGTTTTGTTCTTGTCCTGCCAGAGTTTAATTTCTTCTTCGACCAAAGCGGTGATTTCGGCGGTGGTCAGCGACGGGTCGGCGGTGACGGTCACGCCATGGATTACCAGGTTTTCCATGGTAAGTCCCTCCAGATTTTTATTTTTATTATATATCAGGAATTAATATTGGTAAAGAATGAATTTCTCTTTTCCGTGACGCTACGACAAGCAGGGGAAAAGAAGAAACGGGTATAATATCTTTACTGACAAACTTTGCTCTTTTTCGCGCATGACAAAATGTTGGGAGGTCAGGGGAATGATTCGCGAGCGGCGCAGCAAAGAAAAACTGCAAAACTATTACTATAAATTCGTTAAGCACGGGGAACTGGATCCTAACGTTCACCCCTGGGTGGCCGAATCGTGGCAGCGCAGTCGGGCGGCGGGGGTGCCTACTGACCGTATGCCGCCGCTCAAAAAACTGGACAAGCAGGAATTAGCCAGGCGGCGGGAGCGGCACCGCGTGGCTCTCGCGTATTTGGACGGCCTCTTCCGGGAAATCCGGGAGCATTTTAATGTCTACAACCTGAGCCTGCTGCTCTTGGATCAGGAATGTTACGCCCTAAAAAGTTACGCCCTGCCCTTCTTCCAAATGACGCCGGGCGAACTGGAGGGGGCGCGGTTGACCGAGGCGGACATCGGGACGTCAAGCATCAGTATCGCTTACCGACATCAAACGCCCTTTCTCCTGTTCGGGCCGGAGATGTGGATTGCCGAGTGTCAGACCGGCGACGCCTGCTCGACGCCGGTCATGCCGGAGGGCGAGCCGGAATATGTTCTAACGCTTGTTTCGGTACAGCAAGAGGAGATTCCTTACGGGGCGGTAATGTCTTTGCTACTGACCATGAAATACGCCCTGGAAAATTACCTGCGGCTGGAGCGGCGCCTGGCCGTCAAGCGGACCATCTTGGACGCGGTGCCGCTGGCTGTTTACCATATCCTGCCTGGCGGCGAGGTGGCTTACACCAACCGGCTGGGCCAAAACCGCCTGTCGGTAATAACGCCGGAAGGGCAGGCCGGCGAGCCGCCTAACTTAAGCGATGTGGTCCTCAACTACCGCCACACGCCGCTCTACAAAGGCTTTCTTGGCATCCCGTCTTACAATAAGGAAGTTACCTGGATCACGCCGCAAAAAACGTACGAGGACATTACGACCGTGGTGCCGATCGAGCGCGATGGCCAGGTTGCCAGTGTGGTCGCCGTGTCCATGCCGATCGAAGATTTGCGGACCATGGTGGCCCATGCTGCCGGCTATACGGCCCGCTACAGCCTGGCGAGCATCGTCGGTGAAGCGCCGGCGATCGTCGCGCTAAAGGATAAGGCCACGCGGGTGGCCCGCGGCCACGGCCATCTTTTGCTGCAGGGCGAACCCGGCACCGGCAAGCAACGGTTGGCCCATGGCATCCACCAGGCCAGCCACCGTGCGGCCGGCCCGCTTATTGCCGTACGGTGCGCCGATATGCCGCCCGATCTGTTGGAGGCCGAACTGTTCGGGACCAAGGCGGGCGGGGATGAGAGCCGGCCGGGCAAACTGGAATTGGCCAATGGCGGCACCCTTTTCCTCGACGAGGTGGAGAAGCTGCCGCCCCACTTGCAGGCGCGGCTGGCGCAGGCGCTCACCGCCGGTCAGGCGGCCCGGGTCGGCGAGGATGTGCTTCGCTCGTTCGATGTGCGGGTCATCGCGGCTTGCGACAGTGATCTCAAACGGTTGACGGAAAAGGGCGCTTTTTTGCCACAGCTGCATGAACTGCTGGCGAAAACGGTGCTCCGCATTCCGCCGCTCAGGGCCCGCGCCGGGGACATCCCGCTGCTGGCCGCCCATATCATCGACGAACTGGCCCAGCAGCATAATCTGCCGGTCAAACAATTGTCGGAAGCAGCGGCTGAGCTTCTCATGTCATATGACTGGCCGGGCAATATTAAGCAGCTCCAGGGCGTGGTGGAGCATGCCTTTTTCCATACGGCCGGCCAAACAATAACCCCCGGCGATATCATTCTGCCGGGGGAAGTAGGGCCCAGCAAGGCCTGGAAAGAAGACCGCGAGGTATTCATCGAGGCGTGGAAGGCCGCCGGCGGCAATATCAGCCGTCTGGCCAACATGCTGGACGTCAGCCGGGTGACGCTGTATCGCTATTTGAAAAAATACGGCCTGGAACGGCAGTGACGGCTTCACTGCGTTCAGGGGGAAGGCAGCGGGGTAAGAGGAGCGTGAAAGTGCTGCCCTGACCGGGCGTGCTTTCGACCTGAATGTCGCCACCATGTTCATGCATGATCTGCTGGCAGATCGCCAGGCCCAGGCCGGTGCCGGTTTCCTTGGTGGTGAAAAAGGGGGTAAAGATCTGTTCGATAATGTCCCGGGTCATGCCGCAGCCGGTGTCGGAGAGCGCTATCTTTACCGTAACGGCGTCGGCAGAAACTGAGAGGGTTAGAATGCCACCCGGCCCCATGGCCTGGAACGCGTTGCGGCAGATGTTAATCAGCACTTCTTTCAGCTTATCGATATGGCCCTGGACCCATAACTCCTCCGGCGGCAGTTCGGGGCGGAGCGTTATGCCGGATAGGATCGCTTCGCCATACATAAAGGCGATAACGTCATGGACGATCTTCACGATGTTGAGCAGGGACAGTTGACGGGTATGGGGGCGGGCCAGGGAGAGGATGTCGCTCAGGATATTGTTGACATGATCAATTTCCTGCATGATCAAGCGGCAGTAATCTGCGGTAGTCGCATCGCCACGCCTGAGCGCCCGGGCCTGAATAAGCTGGGTAAACCCTCGTATCGACGTGAGGGGGTTGCGGATTTCATGGGCCGTGCCGGCGGCAAGCTGGCCCAGGGCGGCCAGCGTCTCTAAGTGGTGCATCCGGTGTCTAACTTCGCGGATGGGCGTGATATCCAAGGCGGCACTGATCGCGCCGGCAATGGTTCCCGCCTTATCGTAGAGCGGGGCCGTGCTAACCAAAAGGCGGCTGCGCCGGCCATTGTGGGGAAAGCTGATTTCCTCATCTACGAAGCGCCGGTTGCCATTGATCGTCTGTACCAAAAAAGACGGGTATTCAGGCATAGTATTGGCAAACACTTCCCGTACATCCCGGCCAAGAAATTTTTCCCGCGGATGACCGGCGAGCTCTTCCGCGGCCCGGTTGAAGATGGTGATGCGCAGCCGGTTGTCAACGGCCAGGACGCAGGCGGGAATAGCGTCATACAAGGCGGCGGGAATGTTCAGCGGGTCTGTCGGCTGGACAAAGGGCGGGGGGTTGGTGAGGAGATTTAGACAAAATGCTAATAAGTCCGAAGCTAATGGGCGCACGAAATCACCTGCCAATTATCAAATTGATTAACATATTTTTTATTATTCAACCATAGTGTAAATCCTCTTTTTTGTCAAAAAAGGACAAGGCCCGCGCTTTTTAGCGCGCCGGCTGTCGACGACTAAAGAAATGCGAGGGGACTTTGCAATGAGGCTGCGGAAAAAGCCCTGGATTAGTCAAGCTCTTGCCGAATATACCGATATCGTCTACCGCCCTCCCCTGCCCGACTTGCGCGGGCGCTGGCGGGAGGTTTTTGGCCGCACGGCTCCGCTTCACGTGGAGTTGGGTACCGGCAAGGGGCGTTTTATTGCCGGAATGGCCGAACGGGAGCCGGCCATCAATTTTGTGGGCGTGGAAGCCCAGCAGGATGTTTTGTACTATGCCGCCAAAAAAGTGCGGGAGCGGCAGCTAAGCAACGTCCGGCTGGTCGTTTTCGATATCAACAACTTGCTGGAACTGTTTGCTCCCGGCGAAATTGACCGCCTGTACATCAATTTTTGCGATCCCTGGCCGAAAAAGCGGCATGCCAAGCGGCGACTCACCCATAGCAATTTCCTGGAAAAGTACCGGGTAGTGCTGGCCCCCGGCGGCCAACTCTTCTTTAAAACCGATAACGAGAAACTGTTTGAGTTTTCCCTTAACCAGTTTGGCGCCATGGGACTGAAAATGGGGAATATTACCTTTGATCTGCACAATAGCGGCTATGAAGGCAATATTATGACCGAGTATGAGGAAAAATTCAGTTCCCAGGGGATGCGCATCTACCGCTGCGAGGTAACTTTTTAGCTGGATCGTCTTATGGTAATTTAACAGTTCTTCCCGGCGCGGCATAGAATGTAGTGTGAAAAGCAAAAGCAAGCGAGGTGTTACTATGTCACGCCCCTCTGTTGCCACCGGTGCGCCAGGGCTGCTGCCCAATGCGGAGGAACTGTGCTTCTGGCTGGATATTCTGCAGGAGCACGCCCTGTTTATTAAGCTGGGTTTGCCTTGCGACAAAACCGACCTTATTCGCGAAGCGGAATACTTTTATGACGAATTGGGAAAACTCAAGGCCCGTGTCGGCAAGACCGGTGATAAAAAATTTGCCGCGCTGGTTGAGGACGCGGCTTGCCTTATTGCCCAGTTTCACCACTACAAACACCACCTTGTCCACCTGGCGGTATCCTGCCGAATAGTGCCTAATTTGCCGCCGCTTATGCTTGAACATATGGCCCGCGAGGCCGAATATGTCCTGCGACTGCTTACGAAAATGAAAGACGGCAAACATGCCCTCGAACAAATGGCCAAGACGCAGGAAATGCTGTTCTGGGTCCGCGTCATGGAGGACCATACCTACTTTATCCGGGGACGGCTTGATCCGTCGGAGCGGATTATGATGGGGACAGTGGACGAGTTTTCCCAGGAATTTGACGAGCTCTATCTCCAGGCTCGCGATTTTGCCGGCCTGTACCACCATCATCACCATCGCCATGCCCATGGCAGCAAAGGCGCACATGCTTATCGCCATGATCACGGCGTCATGCCTGCTTACGCGCGCTTTATCAAGGATGTGCGCGCCGCCACGGTGCGGCTGCGGGACTTTAAGAAGGCGGCCCACCGGCTGATCGAGGAGTGCAAGCTGGTCAGCACCATCCCCGCTTTGTTGGCTGATCATGTCCGGCGAGAGGCCGACCATTTCCTCATGGTTTTGGCCATGATGGATAAAGGCATGATGGAATGCCCGCCCGATGAGGAAGAACCGGTTTGTGGCTACGCTGATAGCATGGAATGTGAGGACGATTTTGGGCCGCCGCCTATTATGGAGTGCGACGAGAAGATGCCGTGCGGCATGTGGGAAGAGGAAGAAGAAATGGTGGAGGAAGACGAAGAGGAATGTTTCGAGGATGAACTGCCGCCGGTAAAACCGCCCAAGTTCGCCTTACCGCCGAAAAAATTCAAGGAAATGGCGCCACCGCGCGAAGAGCCTAGTCTTGAGCCGGCGCCGACCCCGGAGCCCGTACCGCAGCCGGAGCCTGAGCCGCCCAAGCAGGTTAAACCGGCGAAATACAAATGGAATAACTGGCCGCGGCCGCTCGGTAAAGTTAAGGATTAAATAAGCAGAAAGCCCCTTTCCTGACGAAAAGGGGCTTTACCTAGGTTATAGGGGGGACAAGACCTGATGCTTAAGAGTTTTAGTTTTGCCATCCTGGCCCTGTTCTGCTGGGGAGCGGCCCCGTTATTCGGCAAGCTTGGCCTCGGCGGCCTGGAGCCGCTCACGGCGCTCACCATCCGCAGCGCTGTGGTAACAGGCCTGCTGGCATTGGCTGTGACCGCCGGGGGCAAGTGGCCGGCCGTTGCTGCCGCCGCCCCCCGTGATGTATTGTTCGTGGCGCTCGAAGGAGTGTGCGCCGCCCTTTTGGGACAGCTGGCTTACTACTACGCCCTCAAATACGGCGAGGTCGGCCGGGTTTCGCCGGTCGTTTCCGCTTTCCCGCTGGTGGCGCTCATCCTCGCGGCGGTGTTTTTCGGCGAAAAGATTACCGCCGGCAAAGCGGCGGGGGCAGCGCTAATTGTAACCGGCATCATTCTGCTCCGTTACTAGCCCCGCCAATGACCGCGAGGTAAGGGGCCAGCCGGTAATCGGCGGCAAGCGTTTGCGCGGCGCCTTGCTCAAGCGCGATCAGGTGCAGGCTGCCGGCGGTGCTGACGGCGGCGGCATAGCGGCCGCCAGGCAGCAGGCAGAGCGATGAGAGTGGCAGGCCAATGTCGATTGTCCGCGTAACGGTCAGCCGGCTTAGGTCAAAAATGAAAAGGGTTCCCGTGCCTTCACCCGCCACATACGCCCTGTCGCCTACCGGCGACAGGGCGGCGGCGCCGGGCCACATTGGCCCTGGCGGCAGCCAGGCCAGGCCTGGCGCTATGCCGGCGGCGCCATCGCGGTAGAGCGCCAGTCCTTTCCGGCCATCGGCGCCGGTAAACAGCACCAGTGTTGTTTCTCCTTGCCGGCAGAGGGCGGTTGGGACGCCGGGCAGCAGGCGGTCATACAGGAGGTTGCCGCAATGTGAAAAACAGGCCAGGATGCCGCCGGCTTCACTTTCCCAAATGGTATAAAGGCCGGTGCGGTCAACTGCCAGTCCCGCGCAGCAAGTGACAATGCCCGGCTGGCCGCAGCAGCGGATGGTTAAATCCCGGGTGTCCAGGCGGTAGAGTGTGCCGGACGGCTCGATCACCGCGGCCAGAGGGGCGCCGGGAATTAGGGCAAAAAAGGCGGGGTGCGGGATTTCAACGGGCAGGCGGTAAACGGAAAGAGACCGCAGGTTTAAGACAAAGAGGGCACCGGCGCCGCCGCTGCCGGCCATGGCCGCAAAAGCCCTGCTGCCGTCTTCGGTCACCGCAACAGCCGTGGGCGTAAAACCGTCCGGGTAAGCCATTTCGGCTGCTATAGCGCCGGACGGACCATGCACGATGAGGAGGGCCCGCTTCTCGGTATCGGCCGCCAGCAGGCGGAAGGACGGAATATCCATACCATCACCTTCATGCACAAATAATTAGTATATAATATTAAAAGCCGGGACGTTTGGTCAGTGGGCGGCCATGGGTATTTTTGGTATAATAGGGAT
This sequence is a window from Sporolituus thermophilus DSM 23256. Protein-coding genes within it:
- a CDS encoding DUF2935 domain-containing protein; translation: MSRPSVATGAPGLLPNAEELCFWLDILQEHALFIKLGLPCDKTDLIREAEYFYDELGKLKARVGKTGDKKFAALVEDAACLIAQFHHYKHHLVHLAVSCRIVPNLPPLMLEHMAREAEYVLRLLTKMKDGKHALEQMAKTQEMLFWVRVMEDHTYFIRGRLDPSERIMMGTVDEFSQEFDELYLQARDFAGLYHHHHHRHAHGSKGAHAYRHDHGVMPAYARFIKDVRAATVRLRDFKKAAHRLIEECKLVSTIPALLADHVRREADHFLMVLAMMDKGMMECPPDEEEPVCGYADSMECEDDFGPPPIMECDEKMPCGMWEEEEEMVEEDEEECFEDELPPVKPPKFALPPKKFKEMAPPREEPSLEPAPTPEPVPQPEPEPPKQVKPAKYKWNNWPRPLGKVKD
- a CDS encoding EamA family transporter, with the translated sequence MLKSFSFAILALFCWGAAPLFGKLGLGGLEPLTALTIRSAVVTGLLALAVTAGGKWPAVAAAAPRDVLFVALEGVCAALLGQLAYYYALKYGEVGRVSPVVSAFPLVALILAAVFFGEKITAGKAAGAALIVTGIILLRY